The following proteins are encoded in a genomic region of Nocardioides renjunii:
- a CDS encoding transcriptional regulator: protein MSIDDLHARRVDAVRAWTRFVSASDDDSDAVRPEILRSWQLSGVVSPDVTQAPLADEDDTTDFWNDSPLQTAVERVQDELRRTAEDGDLVIAITDEQTRILWTYGGRVMRRKAETVNFVPGGRWDEKSVGTNALAIAGRTGAPSMVFSAEHYAQVVHNWVCWAAPVFDPATGRSLGVIDLSTTWDRTHPIGLATARVMARLIEGALPTERRTSAAGDTGPEAPGLTLTLLGTAEVWLDGQRLLLNRRQTEILALLALHPGGLSVEHLHSLLYGDSAVTTSTLKAEVSHLRAALAGQLSSRPYRLTMPVSSDVEQVQRLLRRGDVRAAVRAYGGDLLPGTDSPALVQMADYLAVSVREALLADPDPDAVLRYSDLAPYDTAVVEACLAALPVHHPVAPLLKGKLASAR, encoded by the coding sequence ATGAGCATCGATGACCTGCACGCCCGCCGCGTGGACGCCGTGCGCGCCTGGACGCGCTTCGTCTCGGCCAGCGACGACGACTCCGACGCGGTGCGGCCAGAGATCCTCCGGAGCTGGCAGCTGTCGGGAGTCGTCTCGCCCGACGTCACCCAGGCCCCGCTGGCCGACGAGGACGACACCACCGACTTCTGGAACGACTCGCCGCTGCAGACCGCGGTCGAGCGGGTGCAGGACGAGCTGCGCCGCACGGCCGAGGACGGCGACCTCGTCATCGCGATCACCGACGAGCAGACGCGGATCCTCTGGACCTACGGCGGCCGGGTGATGCGGCGCAAGGCCGAGACGGTCAACTTCGTGCCCGGCGGACGCTGGGACGAGAAGAGCGTGGGCACCAACGCCCTCGCCATCGCCGGCCGCACCGGCGCGCCGTCGATGGTCTTCAGCGCCGAGCACTACGCCCAGGTCGTGCACAACTGGGTCTGCTGGGCCGCGCCGGTCTTCGACCCCGCCACCGGTCGCTCGCTCGGCGTCATCGACCTGTCGACCACCTGGGACCGCACGCACCCGATCGGCCTGGCCACCGCCCGGGTGATGGCGCGGCTCATCGAGGGCGCGCTGCCCACCGAGCGGCGTACGTCGGCGGCGGGCGACACCGGGCCCGAGGCCCCGGGCCTGACCCTCACCCTGCTCGGCACGGCCGAGGTGTGGCTCGATGGGCAGCGCCTGCTGCTCAACCGGAGGCAGACCGAGATCCTGGCCCTGCTCGCGCTCCACCCCGGCGGCCTCTCGGTCGAGCACCTGCACTCCCTGCTCTACGGCGACTCGGCCGTCACCACCTCGACCCTCAAGGCGGAGGTCTCGCACCTCCGGGCGGCGCTGGCCGGACAGCTGTCCTCGCGGCCCTACCGCCTCACCATGCCCGTCTCGAGCGACGTCGAGCAGGTGCAGCGGCTCCTGCGGCGCGGCGACGTCCGGGCCGCCGTGCGCGCCTACGGCGGGGACCTGCTCCCCGGCACCGACTCGCCGGCGCTGGTGCAGATGGCCGACTACCTCGCCGTCAGCGTCCGCGAGGCGCTGCTCGCCGACCCCGATCCCGACGCGGTCCTGCGCTACAGCGACCTCGCGCCGTACGACACCGCGGTCGTCGAGGCCTGCCTCGCCGCGCTGCCGGTGCACCACCCCGTCGCCCCGCTGCTGAAGGGCAAGCTCGCCAGCGCGCGGTGA
- a CDS encoding ScyD/ScyE family protein: MTRTRSGAAAAAVTILVGSVLATPAAGAVAAPEPTTVAKKLVTPLSMVVAGDGTAYVSQNFAGLLTAVVPGKKPQVVFAAEKGTEVGALSEAGGTVRFATTKGKATKLWSMRPGSRPSKIADLWKHERTKNPDGDQAYGFVGLDPACAAQVPPDVPATYTGILESHPYGSTVHRGTTYVADAAGNTIVGVKDNGKVSTVAVLPPVPVVVTAEAAAANALPACTVGKTYNFEPVPTDVEVGKGGWLYVTLLPGGPEDGSTGAQGRLVKVKAKSGKVREVASGFAGATGVAVADNGDVYVAQLFAGQVSRVRSGSSTAKPYASTMMPAAVEWADGDLYVSANVLSEKPRGVVLRY, translated from the coding sequence ATGACCAGAACACGAAGCGGAGCGGCTGCAGCAGCGGTGACCATCCTGGTGGGGAGCGTGCTCGCCACGCCCGCAGCGGGTGCCGTGGCGGCCCCCGAACCCACCACGGTGGCGAAGAAGCTCGTCACACCGCTCAGCATGGTGGTCGCCGGCGACGGCACCGCCTACGTCAGCCAGAACTTCGCCGGACTGCTCACCGCGGTCGTGCCCGGCAAGAAGCCGCAGGTCGTCTTCGCGGCCGAGAAGGGCACCGAGGTCGGCGCCCTGTCCGAGGCGGGCGGCACCGTCCGCTTCGCCACCACCAAGGGCAAGGCGACCAAGCTGTGGTCGATGCGTCCGGGGAGCCGGCCGAGCAAGATCGCCGACCTGTGGAAGCACGAGCGCACGAAGAACCCCGACGGTGACCAGGCCTACGGCTTCGTCGGCCTCGACCCCGCCTGCGCTGCGCAGGTCCCGCCCGACGTGCCCGCCACCTACACGGGCATCCTCGAGTCACACCCCTACGGCTCCACGGTGCACCGCGGCACGACGTACGTCGCCGACGCCGCCGGCAACACCATCGTCGGCGTCAAGGACAACGGCAAGGTCTCGACCGTCGCGGTGCTGCCCCCGGTCCCCGTGGTCGTCACCGCCGAAGCGGCCGCCGCCAACGCGCTGCCGGCGTGCACCGTCGGCAAGACCTACAACTTCGAGCCGGTCCCGACCGACGTCGAGGTCGGCAAGGGCGGCTGGCTCTACGTCACGCTGCTGCCCGGTGGCCCCGAGGACGGCAGCACCGGTGCGCAGGGCCGGCTGGTCAAGGTGAAGGCGAAGAGCGGCAAGGTCCGCGAGGTCGCCTCCGGTTTCGCCGGCGCCACCGGGGTGGCCGTCGCCGACAACGGTGACGTCTACGTCGCCCAGCTCTTCGCCGGCCAGGTCTCGCGCGTCCGCAGCGGAAGCAGCACGGCCAAGCCGTACGCCAGCACGATGATGCCCGCCGCGGTCGAGTGGGCCGACGGGGACCTCTACGTCAGCGCCAACGTGCTGTCGGAGAAGCCGAGGGGCGTGGTGCTGCGCTACTGA
- a CDS encoding (2Fe-2S)-binding protein, with product MTKIELTVDGAAVSDDVEPRMLLVQYLREKLGKTGTVIGCDTSNCGACTVHLDGTSVKSCNVLAVQAAGRTVTTIEGLAGTAEGDLHPVQAAFRECHGLQCGFCTPGMIMQAVDLLAENPDPTEEEVRLGMEGNLCRCTGYHNIVRSVLHAADGAKA from the coding sequence ATGACCAAGATCGAACTCACCGTCGACGGGGCCGCGGTCTCCGACGACGTCGAGCCGCGGATGCTGCTGGTGCAGTACCTGCGGGAGAAGCTCGGCAAGACCGGCACCGTGATCGGGTGCGACACCTCCAACTGCGGGGCGTGCACCGTCCACCTCGACGGCACGAGCGTGAAGTCGTGCAACGTGCTGGCCGTCCAGGCCGCCGGGCGCACCGTCACCACCATCGAGGGCCTCGCCGGCACGGCCGAGGGCGACCTGCACCCGGTGCAGGCGGCCTTCCGCGAGTGCCACGGCCTCCAGTGCGGCTTCTGCACGCCGGGCATGATCATGCAGGCGGTCGACCTCCTCGCGGAGAACCCCGACCCCACCGAGGAGGAGGTCCGGCTCGGCATGGAGGGCAACCTCTGCCGCTGCACGGGCTACCACAACATCGTCCGGAGCGTGCTCCACGCCGCCGACGGAGCGAAGGCATGA
- a CDS encoding xanthine dehydrogenase family protein molybdopterin-binding subunit yields the protein MTATQARPAAAEIGRDRRRKEDQRLITGRTRWTDNITLPGMLHLAMVRSPFAHATITSIDTEAARASTNVVAVLTGKDFGDELGVCINAWPITPDQKTPTHSPMPADRVAFAGEVVAVVVARTAAEARDAAELVDVEYDELPAVVGIKNALQDVVLAHPDLGTNKSALWVLDSADAGTGADVEAAIEAARADGILIEREYRQQRLIPAFMEPRSVVVDPTGEQLTMWSATQIPHILRFALAATTGVPESKIRVIAPDVGGGFGGKLQTTPEEWIAWAVARRLSKPVKYTETRSESLMAAHHGRDQVQTLTLAADRDGKVTGLKVHLDADLGAYIAVVGGGVPVLGAFMFNAIYKFPAYRFECQTVLTNTTFTDAYRGAGRPEATYAIERLMDELAAEVGVDPLEIRERNWITHEEFPFTTVAGLEYDSGNYEAATAKAKESFGYDELRREQAERRERGDRVQLGIGVSTFTEMCGLAPSRVLGSLDYGAGGWESASVRMLATGKVEIVTGASAHGQGHETAFSQIVADRLGVPFEDVEVLHGDTQVAPKGLDTYGSRSLVVGGEALVKAVDKVVDKAKHLAAHLLEASEDDLDYADGRFTVRGTDQGIAIQELATAAFAAHDYPEDMEPSLDADATYDPVNFNYPHGTHLCAMEVDTETGAVTMRKYTCCDDIGVIINPLIVAGQVHGGLVQGIAQALWEEAVHDESGTLVSGSFVDYLLPTSADTISFDVVHVDDPSVCTTNTLGTKGVGEAGTIASTPAVVNAVVDAVRHLGVRDIQMPCTPERVWRAIQGSKAGGATETPPDAMPHFVDGEPNQQSHDGAIDQDGAGQ from the coding sequence ATGACCGCCACCCAGGCCCGCCCTGCCGCCGCCGAGATCGGCCGCGACCGCCGGCGCAAGGAGGACCAGCGCCTGATCACCGGACGTACGCGCTGGACCGACAACATCACGCTGCCCGGGATGCTCCACCTGGCGATGGTGCGCAGCCCCTTCGCGCACGCCACCATCACCTCCATCGACACCGAGGCGGCGAGGGCCTCGACCAACGTCGTCGCGGTGCTCACGGGCAAGGACTTCGGCGACGAGCTCGGCGTCTGCATCAACGCCTGGCCGATCACGCCCGACCAGAAGACACCGACCCACTCGCCCATGCCGGCCGACCGGGTCGCCTTCGCCGGTGAGGTCGTCGCCGTCGTGGTCGCGCGCACCGCCGCAGAGGCCCGCGACGCCGCCGAGCTGGTGGACGTCGAGTACGACGAGCTGCCCGCCGTGGTCGGCATCAAGAACGCCCTCCAGGACGTGGTCCTCGCCCACCCGGACCTCGGCACCAACAAGTCCGCGCTGTGGGTGCTCGACTCCGCCGATGCCGGGACGGGGGCGGACGTGGAGGCCGCCATCGAGGCGGCCCGCGCCGACGGCATCCTCATCGAGCGGGAGTACCGCCAGCAGCGCCTCATCCCCGCCTTCATGGAGCCCCGCAGCGTGGTGGTGGACCCCACCGGCGAGCAGCTCACCATGTGGTCGGCCACGCAGATCCCGCACATCCTCCGGTTCGCCCTGGCGGCCACCACCGGCGTGCCCGAGTCCAAGATCCGGGTCATCGCCCCCGACGTCGGTGGTGGCTTCGGCGGCAAGCTGCAGACCACGCCCGAGGAGTGGATCGCCTGGGCGGTCGCCCGGCGGCTGTCGAAGCCGGTGAAGTACACCGAGACCCGCAGCGAGAGCCTGATGGCCGCGCACCACGGTCGCGACCAGGTGCAGACGCTCACGCTGGCGGCGGACCGGGACGGCAAGGTCACCGGCCTCAAGGTGCACCTCGACGCCGACCTCGGCGCCTACATCGCCGTCGTGGGTGGCGGCGTGCCCGTGCTCGGCGCCTTCATGTTCAACGCGATCTACAAGTTCCCGGCCTACCGCTTCGAGTGCCAGACCGTGCTGACCAACACCACGTTCACCGACGCCTACCGCGGCGCCGGCCGGCCCGAGGCGACGTACGCCATCGAGCGGCTGATGGACGAGCTCGCCGCCGAGGTCGGCGTCGACCCCCTGGAGATCCGCGAGCGCAACTGGATCACGCACGAGGAGTTCCCCTTCACGACCGTGGCGGGCCTGGAGTACGACTCGGGCAACTACGAGGCGGCGACGGCGAAGGCCAAGGAGTCGTTCGGCTACGACGAGCTGCGCCGCGAGCAGGCCGAGCGCCGCGAGCGCGGTGACCGGGTGCAGCTGGGGATCGGCGTCTCGACGTTCACCGAGATGTGCGGACTGGCGCCGAGCCGGGTGCTCGGCAGCCTCGACTACGGCGCCGGCGGCTGGGAGAGCGCGAGCGTGCGGATGCTGGCCACCGGCAAGGTGGAGATCGTCACCGGCGCCAGCGCGCACGGCCAGGGCCACGAGACGGCGTTCAGCCAGATCGTCGCCGACCGGCTCGGTGTGCCCTTCGAGGACGTGGAGGTGCTGCACGGCGACACCCAGGTCGCTCCCAAGGGCCTCGACACCTACGGCTCCCGGTCCCTCGTCGTCGGTGGTGAGGCGCTGGTCAAGGCGGTCGACAAGGTCGTCGACAAGGCCAAGCACCTCGCTGCCCACCTGCTCGAGGCCAGCGAGGACGACCTCGACTACGCCGACGGGCGCTTCACCGTCCGCGGCACCGACCAGGGCATCGCCATCCAGGAGCTGGCGACCGCGGCCTTCGCGGCGCACGACTACCCGGAGGACATGGAGCCCAGCCTCGACGCCGACGCGACGTACGACCCGGTGAACTTCAACTACCCCCACGGCACGCACCTGTGCGCGATGGAGGTCGACACCGAGACCGGCGCCGTGACGATGCGCAAGTACACCTGCTGCGACGACATCGGCGTCATCATCAACCCCCTCATCGTCGCCGGACAGGTGCACGGCGGGCTGGTGCAGGGCATCGCGCAGGCCCTGTGGGAGGAGGCGGTGCACGACGAGTCGGGGACGCTGGTCAGCGGCTCGTTCGTCGACTACCTGCTGCCGACGTCGGCCGACACGATCTCCTTCGACGTGGTCCACGTCGACGACCCCAGCGTCTGCACGACCAACACCCTGGGCACGAAGGGAGTCGGCGAGGCCGGCACGATCGCGTCCACGCCGGCGGTGGTCAACGCGGTCGTCGACGCCGTCCGGCACCTCGGCGTGCGCGACATCCAGATGCCCTGCACGCCCGAGCGGGTCTGGCGGGCGATCCAGGGCTCGAAGGCCGGGGGAGCGACCGAGACGCCGCCCGACGCCATGCCGCACTTCGTCGACGGCGAGCCCAACCAGCAGAGCCACGACGGAGCCATCGACCAGGACGGAGCAGGCCAGTGA
- a CDS encoding FAD binding domain-containing protein — translation MKFDYLAPTSVEEALAALGQHGDEAKILAGGQSLLPVLRMRLNAPEVVIDLGGISSLRGIRDDGDAIVIGAMTTHHDVRDHDLVKEHALLISKAAAEVADSQIRHRGTFGGALAHADPAGDLGAPVLALGAQFVIAGPGGTRTVEATDFFVDLFETAIGEDEILTEVRVPKHTGWGAHYEKFVRVAHQWPIVAVAATVRGSIDEARVGLTNMGSTPLRASATEAALAGATATEDGVREAAQLAVEGTNPPSDLNGAADYRRHLAQVLTARAVLRAAGA, via the coding sequence GTGAAGTTCGACTACCTCGCGCCCACGTCGGTCGAGGAGGCGCTCGCCGCGCTCGGCCAGCACGGCGACGAGGCGAAGATCCTGGCCGGCGGCCAGAGCCTGCTGCCCGTGCTGCGGATGCGGCTCAACGCGCCCGAGGTGGTGATCGACCTCGGCGGCATCTCCTCGCTCCGCGGTATCCGGGACGACGGGGACGCCATCGTGATCGGAGCGATGACCACCCACCACGACGTCCGCGACCACGACCTGGTCAAGGAGCACGCGCTGCTGATCTCCAAGGCGGCCGCCGAGGTCGCGGACTCCCAGATCCGCCACCGCGGCACCTTCGGCGGCGCCCTGGCGCACGCCGACCCTGCCGGCGACCTCGGGGCCCCCGTGCTCGCGCTCGGCGCCCAGTTCGTCATCGCCGGACCGGGCGGCACGCGGACGGTGGAGGCCACGGACTTCTTCGTGGACCTGTTCGAGACCGCCATCGGCGAGGACGAGATCCTCACCGAGGTGCGCGTGCCCAAGCACACCGGCTGGGGCGCGCACTACGAGAAGTTCGTCCGGGTCGCGCACCAGTGGCCGATCGTCGCGGTCGCCGCCACCGTCAGGGGCTCGATCGACGAGGCGCGGGTGGGCCTGACCAACATGGGCTCGACACCGCTGCGGGCGAGCGCGACCGAGGCGGCGCTCGCCGGCGCGACCGCCACCGAGGACGGCGTGCGGGAGGCCGCGCAGCTGGCGGTCGAGGGCACGAACCCGCCGTCGGACCTCAACGGTGCCGCCGACTACCGCCGCCACCTCGCGCAGGTGCTGACGGCGCGAGCCGTCCTCAGGGCCGCGGGGGCCTGA